In a single window of the Mesorhizobium shangrilense genome:
- a CDS encoding phage holin family protein — protein MAHEPPRDSALLSTLSDLMGDFADLFQKEMRLARAEITTNIARKLQAGIWMSAAGLLGLLAALLVIQALVFGLIAWGLAPHWACLVVAAILACLGAFAYFKGRQDAAKGLAPERAINQIKQDIKSTKEQLV, from the coding sequence ATGGCGCATGAGCCACCCAGGGACTCCGCCCTGCTGAGCACGCTGTCGGACCTGATGGGCGATTTCGCCGATCTGTTCCAGAAGGAGATGCGGCTGGCGCGAGCCGAGATCACGACCAATATCGCCAGGAAGCTGCAGGCCGGCATCTGGATGTCGGCGGCGGGGCTGCTGGGATTGCTTGCGGCCCTGCTGGTGATCCAGGCGCTCGTTTTCGGGCTGATCGCTTGGGGCCTAGCACCCCACTGGGCCTGTCTGGTCGTCGCGGCGATCCTCGCCTGCCTCGGCGCCTTCGCCTACTTCAAGGGACGACAGGACGCAGCCAAGGGCCTCGCCCCAGAGCGGGCGATCAATCAGATCAAGCAAGACATCAAATCCACCAAGGAGCAGTTGGTATGA
- a CDS encoding cisplatin damage response ATP-dependent DNA ligase → MDRFAELLDRLVLTPSRNGKLTLLTDYFRETPDPDRGLALAAITGDLSIASVKPAMLRALVMERMDPVLFGYSYDYVGDLAETVSLVWPEADGHRKPNRTPTLAEVVNALQAASRSDGPKVLAHLLDSAGVSARFAIIKLVTGGLRIGVSARLAKQAVADLGKVDVSEIEELWHGLSPPYAALFQWLEGSGPKPEKAAKALFRPVMLSHPVEDRDLEKLDPADYAAEWKWDGIRVQAVREGGVCRLYSRTGDDVSGAFPDVIDAMDFCGALDGELLVGDPRTATGTFSDLQQRLNRKTVSPKIREKFPAFVRCYDLLQKGDEDLRILTFRERRAQLEAFVATLDPARFDLSPLVAFSGWETLEELRGNPPHPIIEGIMLKRWDSPYLAGRPKGPWFKWKRDPHTVDAVLMYAQRGHGKRSSFYSDYTFGVWTGEEGSEELVPVGKAYFGFTDEELKQIDKFVRDNTVERFGPVRSVRADRSQGLVLEVAFEGLNRSTRHRSGVAMRFPRISRLRWDKPTAEADRIETLQALLD, encoded by the coding sequence ATGGACCGTTTCGCCGAACTTCTGGACCGCCTCGTGCTGACGCCGTCGCGCAACGGCAAGCTAACTCTGCTCACCGACTATTTCCGCGAGACGCCGGATCCCGACCGCGGACTGGCGCTGGCGGCGATCACGGGCGACCTGTCGATCGCCTCAGTGAAGCCGGCAATGTTGCGCGCGCTGGTCATGGAGCGCATGGACCCGGTGCTGTTCGGCTATTCCTACGACTATGTCGGGGATCTGGCCGAGACCGTTTCGCTGGTATGGCCGGAAGCGGATGGCCACCGGAAGCCGAACCGAACACCCACGCTCGCGGAGGTTGTTAACGCACTCCAGGCGGCCAGCCGTTCCGACGGACCGAAGGTGCTGGCGCACCTGCTCGACAGCGCCGGCGTCTCAGCCCGCTTCGCCATCATCAAGCTGGTGACTGGCGGCCTGCGCATCGGCGTCTCGGCGCGGCTGGCCAAGCAGGCCGTCGCCGATCTGGGCAAGGTAGACGTGTCGGAAATCGAGGAGTTGTGGCACGGCCTGTCGCCCCCGTACGCCGCGCTCTTCCAGTGGCTCGAAGGCAGCGGACCGAAGCCGGAAAAGGCGGCCAAGGCGCTGTTCCGGCCGGTGATGCTTTCGCATCCGGTCGAGGACCGGGACCTGGAGAAGCTCGACCCCGCCGACTATGCCGCCGAATGGAAGTGGGACGGCATACGCGTGCAGGCGGTGCGCGAAGGCGGCGTGTGCCGGCTCTACTCGCGCACCGGCGACGACGTCTCCGGCGCCTTCCCGGACGTCATCGACGCCATGGACTTTTGCGGCGCGCTGGACGGCGAACTCCTGGTCGGCGATCCGCGCACGGCCACGGGGACCTTTTCCGACCTCCAGCAGCGGCTCAACCGGAAGACCGTGTCGCCGAAGATTCGGGAAAAGTTTCCGGCATTTGTGCGTTGCTATGACCTCTTGCAGAAGGGCGACGAGGATCTGCGCATCCTCACCTTCCGAGAGCGTCGCGCGCAGCTGGAAGCGTTCGTCGCCACGCTCGACCCGGCCCGCTTCGACCTGTCGCCACTGGTCGCGTTTTCGGGCTGGGAGACGCTGGAGGAACTGCGCGGGAATCCACCGCACCCGATCATCGAGGGGATCATGCTGAAGCGCTGGGACTCGCCCTATCTCGCCGGCAGGCCCAAGGGTCCCTGGTTCAAATGGAAACGCGACCCGCACACGGTGGACGCCGTACTGATGTACGCCCAGCGCGGCCACGGCAAGCGCTCGAGCTTCTATTCCGACTACACCTTCGGGGTCTGGACCGGCGAGGAAGGCTCGGAAGAGCTGGTGCCGGTGGGGAAGGCCTATTTCGGCTTCACCGACGAGGAACTGAAGCAGATCGACAAATTTGTGCGCGACAACACGGTCGAGCGCTTCGGGCCGGTGCGATCGGTACGCGCCGACCGCAGCCAAGGCCTGGTGCTGGAGGTTGCGTTCGAAGGGCTCAACCGTTCGACACGGCACAGGTCCGGCGTCGCCATGCGCTTTCCCCGCATCTCGCGGCTAAGATGGGACAAGCCGACCGCCGAGGCCGACCGCATCGAGACGCTGCAGGCGCTGCTGGACTGA
- a CDS encoding ThuA domain-containing protein, whose amino-acid sequence MPINALVWGENVHEQMDENVRALYPDGMHGAIAAALAEDANIRPSTAVLQDHEHGLTEVRLAATDVLLWWGHRAHGEVSDEVVERVQRRVWEGMGLIVLHSGHYSKIFKRLMGTPCSLKWREAGERERVWVINRSHPIACGLGEHVEIPNTEMYGEPFAVPEPLETVFVSWYEGGEVFRSGLTYQRGAGRIFYFSPGHETYPIYHHKEVQQILRNAVNWAHNPAPAWTAITNAPNVPIDQAREPLVQKGPRLHADGEEGFG is encoded by the coding sequence ATGCCGATCAATGCTCTCGTGTGGGGAGAGAACGTCCACGAGCAGATGGACGAGAATGTCCGGGCGCTCTATCCCGACGGCATGCATGGCGCGATCGCCGCAGCGCTTGCCGAGGACGCCAACATCCGGCCGTCGACTGCCGTGCTGCAGGATCACGAGCACGGGCTCACGGAGGTGCGGCTCGCCGCAACCGACGTTCTGCTCTGGTGGGGCCACCGCGCCCACGGGGAGGTGAGCGACGAGGTGGTCGAGCGCGTGCAGCGCCGGGTCTGGGAGGGCATGGGCCTCATCGTCCTGCACTCAGGACACTATTCAAAAATCTTCAAGCGGTTGATGGGCACGCCCTGCTCGCTGAAATGGCGCGAGGCAGGCGAGCGCGAGCGCGTCTGGGTCATCAATCGCAGCCATCCCATCGCCTGCGGCCTCGGCGAGCATGTTGAGATCCCCAACACCGAGATGTATGGCGAGCCTTTCGCCGTGCCGGAGCCGCTGGAGACGGTCTTCGTGTCCTGGTACGAGGGCGGCGAGGTGTTTCGCTCGGGCCTCACCTATCAGCGCGGGGCAGGGCGCATCTTCTACTTTTCGCCCGGTCACGAGACATACCCGATCTATCACCACAAGGAGGTGCAGCAGATTCTGCGCAACGCGGTGAACTGGGCCCATAATCCCGCGCCGGCCTGGACCGCGATCACCAACGCTCCCAACGTGCCGATCGACCAGGCCCGCGAACCGCTGGTGCAGAAAGGCCCGCGGCTCCACGCCGACGGGGAGGAAGGGTTCGGCTGA
- a CDS encoding NAD(P)H-dependent flavin oxidoreductase, with the protein MALPPLLKSLRIPAVASPMFIISHPPLVLAQCKAGIVGSFPALNARPEPQLDDWLAGITETLSVHDAQNPHKKAAPFAVNQIVHRSNARLDRDLALCVKHKVPIVISSLGAVEEVNQAVHSYGGIVLHDVIHDRHARKAIEKGADGLIAVAAGAGGHAGTLSPFALIQEIRQWFDGPLLLSGAIANGGAILAAQAMGADLAYIGSPFIATTEARAAPEYKQMIVDSKAADIVYSNLFTGVYGNYLKGSIVAQGLDPDNLPASEPSKMDFANSDAKAWKHIWGCGQGIGAVDSVAPAAELIDRLAREYEAARAALLAA; encoded by the coding sequence ATGGCCCTTCCGCCCCTCCTGAAATCCCTGCGCATCCCGGCAGTGGCGTCCCCGATGTTCATCATCTCTCATCCGCCGCTGGTGCTGGCCCAGTGCAAGGCCGGCATCGTCGGATCGTTCCCAGCCCTCAATGCGCGTCCCGAACCGCAACTCGACGACTGGCTGGCCGGGATCACCGAGACGCTGAGCGTCCACGACGCGCAGAACCCGCACAAGAAGGCGGCGCCGTTCGCCGTCAACCAGATCGTGCATCGCTCCAATGCGCGCCTGGATCGGGATCTCGCGCTTTGCGTCAAACACAAGGTTCCGATTGTGATCTCCTCGCTGGGCGCCGTCGAGGAGGTGAACCAGGCGGTTCACTCCTACGGCGGCATCGTGCTGCACGACGTCATTCATGACCGACATGCGCGCAAGGCGATCGAGAAGGGCGCCGACGGGCTGATCGCCGTGGCGGCGGGCGCCGGTGGTCACGCCGGCACGCTGTCACCCTTCGCGCTGATCCAGGAAATCCGGCAATGGTTCGACGGGCCGCTTCTGCTTTCGGGCGCCATCGCCAATGGCGGCGCGATCCTGGCAGCGCAGGCAATGGGCGCAGACCTCGCTTATATCGGCTCGCCCTTCATCGCCACCACGGAGGCGCGGGCGGCGCCCGAGTACAAGCAGATGATCGTCGATTCGAAGGCCGCCGACATCGTCTACTCGAACCTGTTCACCGGCGTGTACGGCAATTATCTGAAAGGCTCCATCGTCGCCCAGGGCCTGGATCCCGACAATCTCCCCGCCTCCGAACCGTCGAAAATGGATTTCGCCAATTCCGACGCCAAGGCATGGAAGCATATCTGGGGCTGCGGACAGGGTATTGGCGCGGTCGACAGCGTGGCTCCCGCGGCCGAACTGATCGACCGGCTGGCACGGGAATACGAGGCCGCGAGGGCGGCGCTACTGGCGGCATGA
- a CDS encoding ligase-associated DNA damage response DEXH box helicase: MTHQTAIEAAGSPASLPEPFVEWFARRGWSPRAHQLDLLAKAQAGHSVLLIAPTGAGKTLAGFLPSLTELSARPRRKPGEAHRGVHTLYISPLKALAVDIERNLGKPVAEMALPISMETRTGDTPAHKRQRQKLVPPDLLLTTPEQLALLVASPDARRFFQDLRYVVLDELHSLVTSKRGHLLALGLARLRRVVPDLQTIGLSATVAEPEELRRWLVPQVGEANSSVGADTAPMADLITVSGGARPDITILDSEEHVPWAGHSARYAIPDIYEAIKRHRTTLLFVNTRSQAEMLFQELWRVNDDSLPIALHHGSLDVAQRRRVEKAMETNSLRAIVATSTLDLGIDWGDVDLVVHVGAPKGASRLAQRIGRANHRLDEPSRAILVPANRFEVLECRAALEANYLGAQDTPPLVNGALDVLSQHVLGTACAEPFDEDELFEEIRTAAPYAALDRDTFARVVDFVATGGYALKSYERYARIRKTKEGKWRIAHPRVAQQYRLNVGTIVEAPYLTVRYARAGRGVASRGGPVLGKIEEGFMETIAPGDTFLFAGKVLRLEGIRETEAFVSNAAGNDPRIPIYNGGKFPLSTYLAEQVRGMLADPARWQSLPEQVADWLRIQRDKSLLPPRDTLLVETFPRGDRSYMVAYPFEGRLAHQTLGMLLTRRLDRLGADPLGFVATDYSIAVWSIRDMSAMFREGRPTLAELFDEDMLGDDLDAWLAESWLLKRTFRNCAVISGLIEKRYPGQEKTGRQMTVSADLIYDVLRTHEPDHILLQATRADAAAGLLDVRRLGEMLSRIRGRIIHKDLDQISPLAVPIMLEIGKERVHGDAGESLLTEAADLVEEAMGRS; encoded by the coding sequence GTGACCCACCAGACCGCCATCGAAGCCGCTGGATCGCCCGCGTCGCTGCCCGAGCCATTCGTGGAATGGTTCGCCAGGCGTGGCTGGTCGCCGCGCGCGCATCAACTCGACCTCCTTGCCAAGGCCCAGGCCGGGCATTCCGTACTCCTGATCGCTCCGACGGGCGCCGGCAAGACGCTGGCCGGCTTTCTGCCGTCGCTGACCGAGCTCTCCGCGCGGCCGAGACGCAAGCCCGGCGAGGCGCATCGCGGCGTCCACACGCTCTACATCTCTCCGCTAAAGGCGCTCGCCGTCGACATCGAGCGAAATCTCGGCAAGCCCGTGGCCGAGATGGCGCTGCCGATCTCGATGGAAACGCGTACCGGGGACACTCCCGCGCACAAGCGCCAGCGCCAGAAACTTGTGCCGCCCGATCTTCTTCTCACGACGCCCGAGCAGCTTGCTCTCCTCGTGGCTTCTCCGGATGCGCGGCGCTTCTTCCAGGACCTACGCTATGTCGTGCTGGACGAACTGCATTCGCTGGTTACGTCGAAACGGGGCCATCTTCTGGCGCTGGGGCTTGCTCGGCTGCGCAGGGTCGTGCCGGATCTGCAGACCATCGGCCTGTCGGCGACCGTCGCGGAGCCGGAGGAACTGCGCCGCTGGTTGGTGCCGCAGGTTGGAGAGGCGAACTCGTCCGTTGGGGCGGACACCGCCCCCATGGCCGACCTCATCACCGTGTCCGGCGGCGCCAGGCCCGACATCACCATCCTCGATTCCGAGGAGCACGTGCCGTGGGCGGGGCATTCCGCCCGATATGCAATCCCGGACATCTACGAGGCGATAAAGCGCCACCGCACCACGCTGCTGTTCGTCAACACCCGCAGCCAGGCCGAGATGCTGTTCCAAGAACTGTGGCGCGTGAACGACGACTCGCTGCCGATTGCGCTCCATCATGGCTCGCTGGACGTCGCCCAGCGCCGCCGCGTCGAGAAGGCGATGGAAACCAACAGCCTTCGGGCCATCGTCGCCACGTCGACACTTGATCTCGGCATCGACTGGGGCGACGTCGATCTTGTCGTCCACGTCGGCGCTCCGAAAGGGGCAAGCCGTCTCGCCCAGCGCATCGGCCGGGCCAATCACCGGCTGGACGAGCCGTCGCGCGCCATCCTCGTGCCCGCCAACCGCTTCGAAGTGCTGGAGTGCCGGGCGGCGCTGGAGGCGAACTATCTTGGCGCGCAGGACACGCCGCCGCTCGTCAACGGGGCACTCGATGTCCTGTCTCAGCACGTGCTTGGCACAGCGTGTGCGGAGCCCTTCGACGAGGATGAGCTCTTCGAGGAGATCAGGACCGCAGCGCCCTATGCGGCGCTCGACCGGGACACTTTCGCGCGCGTCGTCGATTTCGTCGCCACCGGGGGCTATGCGCTGAAGAGCTACGAGCGCTACGCGCGCATAAGGAAGACGAAGGAGGGCAAGTGGCGCATCGCGCACCCGCGCGTCGCGCAGCAATATCGGCTGAACGTCGGCACCATCGTCGAGGCTCCCTATCTGACCGTGCGCTATGCCCGCGCCGGTCGCGGCGTGGCCTCTCGCGGGGGACCTGTCCTCGGCAAGATCGAGGAAGGTTTCATGGAGACCATTGCGCCAGGCGACACCTTCCTCTTCGCCGGCAAGGTCCTGCGCCTGGAGGGGATTCGCGAGACCGAAGCCTTCGTGTCCAATGCTGCCGGCAACGACCCGCGCATCCCCATCTACAATGGCGGCAAGTTTCCCCTCTCGACCTACCTGGCGGAACAGGTCCGCGGCATGCTGGCCGACCCGGCGCGCTGGCAGTCCCTGCCGGAGCAGGTCGCCGACTGGCTTCGCATCCAGCGCGACAAATCCTTGCTGCCGCCGCGCGACACCCTGCTGGTGGAGACTTTTCCGCGCGGCGACCGGTCTTACATGGTCGCCTATCCCTTCGAGGGCCGGCTCGCCCACCAGACGCTCGGCATGCTGCTCACCCGTCGCCTTGACCGCCTCGGGGCCGATCCGCTGGGCTTCGTGGCAACCGACTATTCGATTGCGGTCTGGTCGATACGCGACATGTCGGCGATGTTCAGGGAGGGGCGGCCGACGCTGGCGGAGCTTTTCGACGAGGACATGCTGGGCGACGATCTCGACGCCTGGCTTGCCGAGAGCTGGCTGCTCAAACGCACCTTCCGCAACTGTGCGGTGATTTCAGGTCTGATAGAGAAGCGTTATCCCGGGCAGGAGAAGACCGGACGCCAGATGACGGTGTCCGCCGACCTCATCTACGACGTGCTGCGCACGCACGAACCCGACCACATCCTGCTGCAGGCCACCCGGGCCGATGCGGCCGCAGGGTTGCTCGATGTCAGGAGACTTGGCGAGATGCTGTCGCGCATCCGCGGCCGAATCATCCACAAGGACCTCGATCAGATTTCGCCGCTTGCCGTTCCCATCATGCTGGAGATCGGCAAGGAGCGGGTGCATGGTGATGCGGGCGAGTCGCTTCTGACGGAAGCAGCGGACCTCGTGGAAGAGGCAATGGGCAGAAGTTGA
- the pdeM gene encoding ligase-associated DNA damage response endonuclease PdeM, which yields MALEAGKRRQEFLLAGERVVCDERGILFFPDISLLAVSDLHLEKGSSYARRGALLPPYDTAATLQRLEAIVKEYDPRVVVSLGDSFHDPGGAARMPEIFRRQVDALAAGRDWFWIAGNHDPDAPAGVPGESVRELQVGALSFRHEPSAGVIDGEVAGHLHPCARIVQRGRSVRRRCFASDGHRIVMPAFGSYTGSLNVLDRAYAALFRWERFFAYMLGRDRVFAISRPMLRPE from the coding sequence ATGGCATTGGAAGCGGGCAAGCGGCGGCAGGAGTTCCTGCTCGCCGGAGAGCGCGTCGTCTGCGACGAGCGCGGCATCCTGTTCTTCCCCGACATCTCGCTGCTCGCCGTGTCCGACCTCCATCTGGAAAAGGGCTCCTCCTACGCACGGCGCGGTGCGCTGCTGCCGCCTTACGATACGGCGGCGACGCTGCAGCGGCTGGAAGCGATCGTCAAGGAGTACGACCCGCGCGTGGTGGTCAGCCTCGGCGACAGTTTTCATGACCCCGGCGGCGCTGCGCGCATGCCGGAGATCTTTCGCCGGCAGGTCGATGCGCTGGCTGCGGGCCGCGACTGGTTCTGGATCGCCGGCAACCACGACCCAGATGCGCCGGCCGGCGTGCCTGGCGAGAGCGTCCGCGAACTGCAGGTGGGCGCGCTCAGCTTCCGGCACGAGCCCTCGGCCGGCGTGATCGACGGCGAGGTCGCCGGTCATCTGCATCCGTGCGCGCGCATCGTGCAGCGCGGCAGGTCGGTCCGCCGGCGCTGCTTCGCCAGCGACGGACACCGCATCGTCATGCCGGCCTTCGGCAGCTACACCGGCTCGCTCAACGTGCTGGATCGGGCCTATGCGGCGCTGTTCCGCTGGGAGCGCTTCTTCGCCTACATGCTCGGCCGCGATCGCGTCTTCGCCATCTCGCGCCCGATGCTCAGGCCGGAGTGA
- a CDS encoding ligase-associated DNA damage response exonuclease: MRPRDLLHPRPEGLYCPPGDFFIDPVQPVDRALITHGHSDHARAGHRHVLATRQTLDIMALRCGEGFAGATQAAALGETLSHGGVAVTFQPAGHVLGSAQILVEHDGTRIVVSGDYKRSADPTCAPFVPIPCDVFITEATFGLPVFRHPPAAEEIGRLVKSVHQFPERSHLIGAYALGKAQRVIRLLREAGHDQTIYVHGALDRLCDYFESQGVRLGPLAPATVETGSKGDFAGAIVVGPPSAFVDRWARRFPDPVACFASGWMRIRQRAKQRGVELPLIVSDHSDWDELVETIEETGASEVWVTHGREEALVRWCELNGIAAKALHLVGYEDEGD; the protein is encoded by the coding sequence ATGCGACCACGCGACCTGCTCCATCCGCGACCCGAGGGTCTCTACTGTCCGCCCGGCGACTTCTTCATCGACCCGGTGCAGCCGGTCGACCGCGCCCTGATCACGCATGGCCATTCCGACCACGCGCGCGCCGGCCACCGCCACGTGCTGGCAACGCGGCAGACGCTGGACATCATGGCATTGCGCTGCGGCGAGGGTTTTGCGGGCGCAACACAGGCAGCAGCGCTGGGCGAGACGCTCAGTCACGGCGGCGTCGCGGTGACATTCCAGCCGGCCGGCCATGTGCTGGGTTCCGCGCAGATCCTGGTGGAGCACGACGGCACACGCATCGTGGTCTCCGGCGACTACAAGCGCAGCGCCGATCCTACCTGTGCGCCCTTCGTGCCCATCCCTTGCGACGTCTTCATCACGGAGGCGACGTTCGGCTTGCCGGTCTTCCGCCATCCGCCGGCCGCCGAGGAGATCGGACGGCTCGTCAAGTCGGTCCACCAATTCCCCGAACGCTCGCACCTCATCGGCGCGTATGCGCTCGGCAAGGCGCAGCGCGTGATCAGGCTGCTGCGCGAAGCCGGCCACGACCAGACCATCTATGTCCACGGCGCGCTGGACCGGCTCTGCGACTATTTCGAGAGCCAGGGCGTCAGGCTCGGGCCGCTCGCGCCGGCAACCGTAGAGACCGGGTCCAAGGGAGATTTTGCCGGGGCCATCGTCGTCGGCCCGCCCTCGGCGTTTGTCGACCGCTGGGCGCGCCGCTTTCCCGATCCGGTCGCCTGCTTCGCCTCCGGTTGGATGCGCATCCGCCAGCGGGCGAAACAGCGGGGTGTCGAGCTGCCGCTTATCGTCTCGGACCATTCGGACTGGGACGAACTTGTCGAGACCATAGAGGAGACCGGCGCTTCGGAGGTCTGGGTCACGCACGGCCGCGAAGAGGCGCTGGTGCGCTGGTGCGAGCTCAACGGCATCGCGGCCAAGGCGCTCCACCTCGTCGGATACGAGGACGAAGGCGACTGA
- a CDS encoding Gfo/Idh/MocA family protein, translating into MHRLLLLGTGGIAGQHIEEFGQVSECRIVACADALPGRAAAFAAANGLERGFDSLEAALDWGKFDAAINATPDGVHKATTLALIATGKHVFCEKPLAPNHADALAMTEAAEAAGLVNMVNLTYRNSPAIQQARRMVEAGELGELRHVEAAYRQSWLVSRAWGDWRTEDKWLWRLSSAHGSTGVLGDVGIHILDFATYGAAERVVSLTADLVTFPKAEGDRIGDYRLDANDSAAITARLSGGALATVVATRYATGHTNDLTLTLHGAKGALRVETNGKVSGLSACLGEGVDGARWRDVELEPTHRNACRFIDALASGVNGDPSFRRAAEIQRLIDACFESDRTGRAVSLG; encoded by the coding sequence ATGCACAGGCTGCTTCTGCTCGGGACCGGCGGCATAGCCGGCCAGCATATCGAGGAGTTCGGTCAGGTCTCCGAATGTCGGATCGTCGCCTGCGCCGACGCGCTGCCCGGCCGCGCCGCCGCCTTCGCCGCGGCGAACGGCCTCGAACGCGGTTTCGACAGCCTCGAGGCCGCGCTCGACTGGGGAAAGTTCGACGCCGCGATCAACGCCACGCCGGATGGCGTGCACAAGGCCACGACCCTTGCCCTGATCGCGACCGGCAAGCACGTGTTCTGCGAAAAGCCGCTGGCGCCCAACCACGCCGATGCGCTTGCCATGACCGAGGCGGCGGAGGCAGCCGGCCTCGTCAACATGGTGAACCTCACCTACCGCAATTCGCCTGCCATCCAGCAGGCGCGGCGCATGGTGGAGGCAGGCGAACTCGGTGAATTGCGCCATGTCGAGGCGGCCTACCGCCAGAGCTGGCTGGTCAGCCGCGCCTGGGGCGACTGGCGGACCGAGGACAAGTGGCTATGGCGGCTGTCGAGCGCCCACGGCTCGACAGGCGTACTGGGCGACGTCGGCATCCACATCCTCGACTTCGCAACTTACGGCGCCGCCGAGCGCGTCGTCAGCCTTACGGCGGATCTCGTGACGTTCCCGAAAGCCGAAGGTGACCGCATCGGAGACTACAGGCTGGACGCCAATGACAGCGCGGCGATCACCGCGCGCCTCTCGGGCGGCGCGCTCGCCACGGTGGTGGCGACACGCTACGCGACCGGTCACACCAACGACCTGACGCTGACACTGCATGGCGCGAAGGGCGCGCTGAGGGTGGAGACGAATGGCAAGGTGTCAGGCCTGTCCGCTTGCCTGGGTGAGGGTGTCGACGGTGCGCGCTGGCGGGACGTCGAGCTGGAACCCACGCACCGCAACGCCTGTCGCTTCATCGATGCACTGGCGTCCGGCGTGAACGGCGATCCCTCCTTCCGGCGGGCGGCGGAGATCCAGCGCCTCATCGACGCGTGCTTCGAGAGCGACCGGACGGGGAGGGCGGTCAGCCTGGGCTGA
- a CDS encoding methyltransferase domain-containing protein, producing MAKPLQTFSGDLLADRRADFAEMLFASGDIEAAAELMRGAMDLAPEWSLGWYRLGEFHEAAGATEGAVDAWRMARELDPADRTGAALKLQLAGAEPQQANPSSGFAETLFDQYAKTFDESLVGKLGYRVPDLLADAIRSHAPPQFDLAVDLGCGTGLMGEKIQPVAKRLDGYDISAEMLKKARARNVYDRLVKADLLEMDYGSDAADLVVAADVFIYLGALERVTRLAAAMLRKAGLYAFSVERHEGTEDFKLRPSRRYAHAEHYVRRVLADAGFHVLSVAIEVIRHDRGAPLDGLIVVARR from the coding sequence TTGGCGAAGCCCCTGCAGACCTTCTCGGGCGACCTTCTCGCCGACCGACGCGCGGACTTTGCGGAGATGCTGTTCGCGTCCGGCGATATCGAGGCTGCGGCGGAGCTGATGCGGGGTGCGATGGATCTCGCGCCCGAATGGTCGCTGGGTTGGTACCGGCTGGGAGAGTTCCACGAAGCCGCCGGGGCCACGGAAGGGGCCGTCGACGCCTGGCGCATGGCGCGGGAACTCGATCCTGCCGATCGAACGGGTGCTGCGTTGAAGCTGCAGCTCGCGGGCGCGGAGCCCCAACAAGCCAATCCGTCGAGCGGTTTCGCCGAGACCCTGTTCGATCAGTACGCCAAGACCTTCGACGAATCGCTCGTGGGCAAACTCGGCTACCGCGTCCCGGACCTGCTGGCTGACGCCATCCGGAGCCACGCGCCACCCCAGTTCGATCTTGCCGTCGACCTTGGCTGCGGAACGGGGCTCATGGGAGAGAAAATCCAGCCGGTGGCCAAGCGACTGGACGGATACGACATTTCTGCGGAGATGCTGAAGAAGGCCAGGGCCCGGAACGTCTATGACCGGTTGGTCAAGGCGGACCTGCTGGAGATGGACTACGGCAGCGACGCAGCCGACCTCGTGGTTGCCGCCGACGTATTCATATATCTCGGGGCGCTCGAGCGTGTGACGCGCCTGGCCGCGGCCATGCTGCGCAAAGCCGGCCTCTACGCCTTCTCCGTCGAGCGGCATGAAGGCACGGAGGATTTCAAGCTGCGTCCCTCGCGCCGCTACGCCCACGCCGAGCACTATGTCCGACGCGTTCTTGCCGATGCCGGCTTCCATGTCCTCTCGGTCGCCATCGAGGTGATCCGGCACGACCGGGGGGCGCCTCTTGACGGCTTGATCGTGGTCGCACGGCGCTAA
- the hutC gene encoding histidine utilization repressor — translation MTDETRNGFPQAGSLPPSASPLYEKVKDYVLDNIGTGRWGRDGKLPSENELVASLGVSRMTVHRALRELTSEGHLLRVQGVGTFVAPPKPRSTLIEINDIAAEIRQRGSLHVARVAVLEMIIPPPELVAAFEFAAPQPVGHSVIVHHENGMPVVLEERFVNSSLVPDYHRQDFETMTTFDYLQRSTPLTEVEHVISAVAADGEMVQLLKLDPSEPCLHLHRRTWTGAAVATVNRFVYAGSRYTLGSRYTPAAIG, via the coding sequence ATGACCGACGAGACCCGCAACGGCTTTCCGCAGGCAGGTTCGTTGCCCCCGTCAGCGAGCCCGCTTTACGAAAAGGTCAAGGATTACGTCCTCGACAATATCGGCACCGGACGATGGGGGAGGGACGGAAAGCTCCCTTCCGAAAACGAGTTGGTCGCTTCGCTTGGCGTCTCTCGCATGACGGTGCATCGGGCTCTGCGCGAACTGACGTCCGAGGGTCATCTTCTGCGCGTCCAGGGCGTCGGCACGTTCGTGGCGCCGCCCAAGCCCCGGTCCACGCTGATCGAGATCAACGACATCGCCGCCGAGATCCGGCAGCGCGGATCGCTCCACGTCGCTCGCGTTGCGGTGCTGGAGATGATCATACCCCCGCCGGAGCTGGTCGCCGCTTTCGAATTCGCTGCTCCCCAGCCGGTTGGACATTCCGTCATCGTGCATCATGAGAACGGCATGCCTGTCGTGCTCGAGGAACGTTTCGTCAATTCCAGTCTGGTTCCCGACTACCATCGGCAGGATTTCGAGACGATGACCACCTTCGACTATCTGCAGCGGAGCACGCCCCTGACCGAGGTGGAGCACGTCATCTCGGCGGTCGCGGCGGACGGGGAAATGGTGCAGCTGTTGAAACTCGATCCGAGCGAGCCCTGCCTCCACCTGCATCGCAGGACGTGGACCGGCGCCGCCGTCGCCACGGTCAACCGGTTCGTGTACGCAGGCAGCCGCTATACTTTGGGCAGCCGCTATACGCCCGCCGCTATAGGCTGA